Proteins co-encoded in one Leptospira levettii genomic window:
- a CDS encoding N-acetylmuramoyl-L-alanine amidase gives MSQSYPNYLSFLLRLLPVCFFVFTSSIFSEPSFRIVIDPGHGGVAKDPKAQHGDKYDSVTQTYLETYKQGTEHGSITERKVVLDLAKEVHKVLKLTETEVGWKEFEGYLKLFSKKHEFTRVKLLSHLTRETSFDDDAISEDPNAPYRLYDFPDPKSGIRKKGRLSKINELKPHLVLSLHLNPASKGQKGGMAAVLTPGYKTFSNLKKISEKQKSQSVFLKGPWSDWLIFQSGWSKLENATADTWIYLHGYWSKKNGKETDLSKFEGYRQNMISWKYADDPNWEKNIGKKGPYAKTHEEFLESGRFWEREMGKKEEWRREGGKEGFGGDNHYVSRELMRFVQYGLPIQLKEKDSPYPELGPIQKPYISTYSLPTYTNALCAFIEIGYVNRSRDIKYLTQNKKETAISLAVGIYSLFVGLDVKKNPNLPYNPKGKKVNWERYETYFEDVL, from the coding sequence GTGTCTCAATCTTATCCAAACTACCTTTCATTTTTACTTCGGTTATTGCCTGTTTGTTTTTTCGTTTTTACTAGTTCTATTTTTTCGGAACCAAGTTTCCGTATCGTGATTGATCCTGGCCATGGTGGCGTTGCCAAAGATCCAAAAGCTCAACATGGAGATAAATATGACAGTGTCACACAAACTTATTTGGAAACATACAAACAAGGTACAGAACATGGAAGTATTACGGAAAGAAAGGTTGTACTTGATTTAGCAAAAGAAGTCCACAAGGTATTAAAATTAACTGAGACCGAGGTTGGTTGGAAAGAATTTGAAGGTTATCTCAAATTATTTTCCAAAAAACATGAATTCACTCGTGTGAAACTCTTAAGCCACCTAACAAGAGAAACATCGTTTGATGATGATGCCATCTCAGAAGATCCAAATGCACCGTACCGCCTTTATGATTTTCCCGATCCCAAATCTGGAATCAGAAAAAAAGGTAGGTTGTCAAAAATCAATGAACTAAAACCCCATTTGGTTTTATCCCTCCACCTAAACCCTGCTAGTAAAGGCCAAAAAGGAGGAATGGCAGCAGTTCTCACTCCCGGGTACAAAACTTTTTCTAATCTAAAAAAAATATCTGAAAAACAAAAATCACAGAGTGTATTTTTGAAAGGTCCTTGGTCTGATTGGCTTATTTTCCAATCTGGTTGGAGTAAATTAGAAAATGCTACAGCCGATACTTGGATTTACCTACATGGGTATTGGTCCAAAAAAAATGGAAAGGAAACAGACTTATCTAAGTTTGAAGGTTACCGCCAAAACATGATTAGTTGGAAGTATGCTGACGATCCTAATTGGGAAAAAAATATTGGGAAAAAGGGTCCTTATGCCAAAACACACGAAGAGTTTTTAGAGTCGGGTCGATTTTGGGAACGGGAAATGGGGAAAAAAGAGGAGTGGAGGAGAGAAGGTGGGAAAGAAGGGTTTGGAGGTGACAACCATTATGTATCACGGGAACTGATGCGTTTTGTCCAATATGGGCTTCCTATCCAACTAAAAGAAAAAGATTCTCCTTATCCAGAACTTGGTCCTATCCAAAAGCCATATATTTCTACCTATAGTTTACCTACATATACCAATGCACTTTGTGCTTTTATCGAAATTGGGTATGTGAACCGAAGCCGTGATATCAAATACTTAACCCAAAATAAAAAGGAAACAGCCATCTCGCTTGCAGTCGGCATTTATTCTTTGTTTGTTGGACTTGATGTGAAAAAAAATCCAAACCTTCCTTATAACCCCAAGGGAAAAAAGGTAAATTGGGAACGATATGAAACTTATTTTGAAGACGTATTATAA
- a CDS encoding O-methyltransferase, producing the protein MKPRPSIFIEGLEPFIDTDLVCKPSPVFSEMEAYAKEKNIPIVTAATGGVLSHLVSFLKPKTILELGTGLGYSTLWMFYGSKSSKIVTVDRHEEQAKLLEVYAEKMGVKDQMDVTRVTGSVLEALEEEMFWIDTDFYFVDCDKITYPKIFQTLWPKAKKGSSFVFDNVLWHGRVLHPDPKKPSDMAVMELWNAVKSQVSDYTLFPVGDGLLFFRK; encoded by the coding sequence ATGAAACCGAGACCCAGCATTTTCATTGAAGGTTTAGAACCATTTATTGACACAGATCTTGTATGCAAACCAAGTCCTGTGTTTTCAGAAATGGAAGCATATGCGAAAGAAAAAAACATACCCATTGTGACTGCGGCAACGGGTGGTGTTTTGTCCCATTTGGTTTCCTTTCTCAAACCTAAAACCATTTTAGAATTAGGGACTGGTCTTGGTTATTCAACACTTTGGATGTTTTATGGATCTAAATCTTCAAAGATCGTTACGGTGGACCGTCATGAAGAACAAGCAAAATTATTAGAAGTGTATGCCGAAAAAATGGGTGTAAAAGACCAAATGGATGTTACTCGGGTGACAGGTTCTGTTTTGGAAGCTTTGGAAGAGGAAATGTTTTGGATCGATACGGATTTTTATTTTGTGGACTGTGATAAAATCACCTACCCAAAGATTTTCCAAACCCTTTGGCCTAAGGCAAAAAAGGGCTCCAGTTTTGTATTTGATAATGTACTCTGGCATGGGCGAGTTTTGCATCCAGACCCCAAAAAACCATCCGATATGGCAGTGATGGAACTTTGGAATGCGGTGAAATCCCAAGTTTCGGACTATACCTTGTTCCCCGTCGGAGACGGCTTACTCTTTTTTCGGAAGTAG